Proteins found in one Arthrobacter pascens genomic segment:
- a CDS encoding substrate-binding domain-containing protein, which yields MSPEQTPEPPARSLFSLQRRERLMEELRAHGSVTVRGLAAELGVSELTIRRDVNLLADEGLVSRVHGGATLPSQLDRSASLAKHQANRYSIGMMVPSLDYYWPQVISGARAEAEVQQARIVVRGSSYDAADNRRQVQALLDTQNIDGLIVAPDMTGEAGHDLLRWLNALPIPVILAERRSPAEIPAHRLEWVATDHAFGAGMATRHLWQEGHRKIGCMTDSSSPTSSHVVRGWRQAIAALRIPLEESISEDSAGVVAGDRAAHFDRVLELCRETGTTAMLVHSDTQAVAFVQHCVDRGVDVPGRMAVVGYDDEVAYLAEPAISAVRPPKQYVGRVAVQLVTARLAEGRKRPVHRIQLNPDLIVRESSLGSPRTPAEAGLASSP from the coding sequence ATGAGTCCTGAACAGACGCCGGAACCGCCCGCAAGGTCCCTCTTTTCGCTGCAGCGCCGCGAGCGGCTGATGGAGGAGCTGCGGGCCCATGGTTCCGTGACCGTCCGGGGCCTGGCCGCCGAGCTTGGGGTGAGCGAGCTGACCATCCGGCGGGATGTGAACCTCCTGGCGGACGAGGGCCTTGTGTCGCGCGTGCATGGAGGCGCCACCCTGCCCAGCCAACTGGACCGCTCGGCGTCCTTGGCCAAGCACCAGGCGAACCGGTACTCCATCGGCATGATGGTCCCGTCCCTGGACTACTACTGGCCGCAGGTGATCAGCGGTGCACGTGCCGAGGCCGAGGTGCAGCAGGCCAGGATTGTGGTCCGCGGTTCCAGTTACGACGCCGCGGACAACCGCCGGCAGGTGCAGGCGCTGCTGGATACGCAGAACATCGACGGCCTCATCGTGGCCCCGGACATGACGGGGGAGGCCGGCCATGACCTGCTGCGGTGGCTCAATGCGCTGCCCATTCCGGTGATCCTGGCGGAGCGGCGCTCGCCGGCGGAAATTCCCGCTCATCGGCTGGAGTGGGTGGCCACGGACCATGCCTTCGGCGCCGGAATGGCCACCCGGCACCTCTGGCAGGAGGGGCACCGGAAGATCGGCTGTATGACCGACTCCAGCAGCCCCACCAGCTCGCACGTGGTCCGAGGCTGGCGCCAGGCCATAGCCGCCCTGCGGATCCCGCTGGAGGAATCCATCAGCGAGGATTCTGCAGGTGTGGTGGCCGGAGATCGCGCCGCGCACTTTGACCGGGTCCTGGAGCTGTGCCGGGAAACTGGGACCACAGCCATGCTGGTCCATTCCGATACCCAGGCCGTGGCCTTTGTGCAGCATTGCGTGGACCGCGGGGTGGACGTTCCAGGCCGGATGGCGGTGGTGGGGTACGACGACGAGGTGGCTTACCTTGCCGAGCCCGCCATCTCCGCGGTCCGGCCCCCCAAGCAATATGTTGGCAGGGTCGCGGTGCAGCTGGTGACCGCCCGGCTGGCGGAGGGCCGGAAACGTCCCGTCCACCGGATCCAGCTGAACCCGGATCTCATCGTCCGCGAATCGTCGCTGGGCAGCCCGCGGACCCCGGCCGAGGCCGGCCTGGCGTCTTCACCCTGA
- a CDS encoding heparinase produces MRSDSNIERDARALRRRTPMAAQLKPARIDSAEPDPAQSDPARSDGTQGTARSFRGTFQGPLAAAWRGDTGKDALLRTLAGGRERLTIHQAAMQGGWSAVRAAPVAALESEAEAERGTPWPQPLLSHYARYFRDGNRTAYEGLVAARQQRLTRAVVMACLSQFQEHVRTPDGGPGSSALPQEWLDEVIDGAYLLCEQSSWCWAAHEDAYTRRGDVVPDRSAPYLDLGAGEVAAQLAWLDLVLAEQLDQRAPGLRRRIREEVLDRVVRPFLDRDDWHWLGLDGDVHNWNPWIHSNVIAAAVVLVDDPGLRAQTVALAIEGLDRFFASIPADGAIDEGFSYWWNGAGRALEALALLEEATAGTLHTDIPVVRELLAFPHRMHLGHRWYLNVADGPARAWTGLPWDLVRRWGERLGDRDAAQHAVAFQAAWPSVENGLGRTLRALLDRPGNGNAARRHRTQGQAAAPLTPPLTGFSYLESVQIMLVRENPGRTDGLALAAKGGHNGEHHNHRDVGSVVVAVDGVPLLADAGQPTYTAQTFGPDRYGIRAMQSAWHSVPAPFGLEQGTGREFAAAVEHVPTPEDPRLVLGLGAAYGLGPASSWIRSASLEKPASPPAGQRGGKARVLIEDRWNLGAAAGAASWAGTPDVDIHYLLAGTVDLDSKGTATVRPDGIPDAAGGRGVLLRWNPANTVAHVDEWLLDDPLLGDVWGRKLTRLRFRMPQTMSAAGAFTLTVEAPDES; encoded by the coding sequence ATGCGTTCAGATTCGAACATCGAGCGGGACGCGAGAGCTTTGAGAAGACGGACACCGATGGCGGCCCAGCTGAAACCCGCACGAATAGACTCCGCAGAACCGGACCCGGCGCAATCGGACCCGGCACGATCGGACGGAACGCAGGGGACTGCCCGCTCGTTCCGGGGTACCTTCCAAGGACCCCTCGCGGCGGCCTGGCGGGGTGACACCGGGAAGGACGCACTGCTGCGGACGCTGGCCGGCGGCCGTGAGCGGTTGACGATCCATCAGGCGGCGATGCAGGGCGGTTGGTCCGCCGTCCGTGCGGCCCCGGTGGCAGCCCTGGAAAGCGAGGCAGAAGCGGAACGGGGCACGCCCTGGCCTCAGCCCCTGCTGTCCCACTATGCCCGCTACTTCCGCGACGGCAACCGCACGGCTTACGAGGGGTTGGTGGCTGCCAGGCAGCAGCGGCTCACGCGCGCCGTGGTGATGGCCTGCCTGTCCCAGTTCCAGGAGCATGTGCGGACGCCGGACGGGGGGCCGGGCTCCAGCGCGCTCCCGCAGGAATGGCTGGACGAGGTCATCGACGGTGCATACCTGCTGTGCGAGCAGAGTTCCTGGTGTTGGGCAGCCCATGAGGATGCTTACACCCGCCGGGGTGACGTGGTTCCCGACCGGTCGGCTCCGTATCTGGACCTGGGTGCCGGTGAAGTGGCCGCGCAGCTGGCCTGGCTGGATCTGGTCCTCGCAGAACAGCTGGACCAGCGCGCGCCCGGCCTCCGCCGTCGGATCCGGGAGGAAGTCCTGGACCGCGTGGTCCGCCCTTTCCTGGACCGCGACGACTGGCACTGGCTGGGGCTGGACGGCGACGTCCACAACTGGAACCCCTGGATTCACTCAAACGTCATTGCCGCCGCGGTGGTCCTGGTGGATGACCCTGGGCTCCGGGCGCAGACAGTGGCCCTCGCCATTGAAGGACTGGACCGCTTCTTCGCCTCAATTCCGGCAGACGGTGCCATTGACGAGGGCTTCTCTTACTGGTGGAACGGTGCCGGGCGGGCCCTTGAGGCCTTGGCCCTGCTGGAAGAAGCCACCGCGGGAACGCTCCACACGGACATCCCGGTGGTCCGCGAACTCCTGGCCTTCCCGCACCGCATGCATCTGGGCCACCGGTGGTACCTGAACGTAGCCGACGGACCGGCCAGGGCGTGGACCGGCCTCCCCTGGGACCTGGTCCGGCGATGGGGTGAGCGCTTGGGGGACCGGGACGCCGCACAGCATGCGGTGGCCTTCCAGGCAGCTTGGCCCAGCGTGGAAAACGGGCTGGGCCGGACGCTGCGTGCGCTCTTGGACCGGCCTGGGAACGGGAACGCCGCACGGCGGCACCGCACTCAGGGGCAGGCTGCGGCACCACTGACCCCGCCGCTCACCGGCTTCAGCTACCTGGAATCCGTACAGATCATGCTGGTCCGGGAAAACCCGGGCCGGACAGACGGCCTCGCACTGGCCGCCAAAGGCGGGCACAACGGCGAACACCACAACCACCGCGACGTCGGATCGGTGGTGGTGGCCGTGGACGGTGTCCCGCTCCTCGCCGACGCCGGCCAGCCCACCTATACCGCCCAGACGTTTGGCCCGGACAGGTACGGCATCAGGGCGATGCAGAGCGCCTGGCACAGCGTTCCGGCTCCGTTTGGCCTGGAACAGGGAACCGGACGGGAGTTCGCCGCAGCCGTGGAACACGTTCCAACCCCGGAGGATCCGCGGCTGGTCCTCGGACTGGGGGCGGCCTACGGTCTGGGCCCGGCCTCCAGCTGGATTCGGTCGGCGTCGCTGGAGAAGCCTGCATCCCCGCCGGCCGGGCAGCGCGGTGGAAAAGCGCGGGTCCTGATTGAGGACCGCTGGAATCTTGGGGCTGCGGCCGGCGCCGCCTCATGGGCCGGAACGCCCGACGTCGACATCCACTACCTGCTCGCCGGGACCGTGGATCTGGACTCCAAAGGGACGGCCACCGTCCGTCCGGACGGCATCCCAGACGCCGCCGGCGGCCGCGGGGTCCTGCTGCGCTGGAACCCGGCTAACACCGTCGCACACGTGGACGAATGGCTCCTGGACGATCCCCTGCTGGGTGATGTCTGGGGCCGCAAACTGACCCGGCTCCGGTTCCGGATGCCCCAAACCATGAGCGCCGCCGGGGCGTTCACCCTGACAGTGGAGGCCCCTGATGAGTCCTGA
- a CDS encoding ABC transporter substrate-binding protein, translating to MKRTTLAAIALAATASLGLTACAGAAGPAETADAGGKTTLSVSVWNYEGTPEFKALFDGYEAAHPDVNIEPVDILADDYPQKVTTMLAGGDTTDVLTMKNVTDYSRYANNGQLQEINSVVDSLDKDNLAGLDAFDLDGKYFAAPYRQDFWLLYYNKDLFKAAGLDEPKNITWDQYAELAKKLTGTAPDGKRVYGTYQHYWRSTVQAIAAAQNDGDLIGGDYSFAKDQYNMTLDLQKSGAMLDFGTAMSQKTSYRSMFETAQTAMMPMGSWYISGIVAAKQAGKTTVDWGLAQLPQKSAGGDTTTFGSPTAFAVNKNAKHSDEAKNFIEWASGAEGAKAIAKIGVVPALQTADVTAEYFKLPGLPTDELSKAAFSPDKTVLEMPVSDKSAATDKILTQEHELVMVGERSIDDGIAEMGKRVKDEVLK from the coding sequence ATGAAGCGCACCACTCTCGCGGCGATAGCCCTCGCCGCAACCGCCAGCCTCGGCCTGACCGCCTGCGCGGGTGCCGCCGGTCCGGCGGAAACTGCCGATGCCGGCGGAAAGACCACGCTCAGCGTTTCCGTCTGGAACTACGAAGGAACGCCGGAGTTCAAGGCACTGTTCGACGGCTACGAAGCAGCCCACCCCGACGTAAACATTGAGCCGGTGGACATCCTCGCCGATGACTACCCCCAGAAAGTGACCACCATGCTCGCCGGCGGTGACACCACGGATGTGCTCACCATGAAGAACGTCACTGACTACTCCCGCTACGCCAACAACGGCCAGCTCCAGGAGATCAACAGCGTGGTGGACTCCCTGGACAAGGACAACCTCGCCGGGCTGGATGCCTTCGACCTCGACGGAAAATACTTCGCGGCGCCGTACCGGCAGGATTTCTGGCTGCTCTATTACAACAAGGACCTCTTCAAGGCCGCCGGGCTGGATGAACCCAAGAACATCACGTGGGACCAGTACGCCGAGCTCGCCAAGAAACTCACAGGGACCGCTCCCGACGGCAAAAGGGTGTACGGCACCTACCAGCACTACTGGCGCTCAACAGTCCAGGCCATCGCCGCAGCGCAGAACGACGGCGATTTGATCGGCGGGGATTACAGCTTCGCCAAGGACCAGTACAACATGACCCTGGACCTGCAGAAGAGCGGGGCCATGCTGGACTTCGGCACCGCCATGAGCCAGAAGACCAGCTACCGGTCCATGTTCGAAACCGCGCAGACCGCCATGATGCCCATGGGCTCCTGGTACATCTCCGGCATTGTGGCCGCCAAGCAGGCCGGCAAGACCACCGTGGACTGGGGACTTGCCCAGTTGCCGCAGAAGTCCGCAGGCGGGGACACCACAACCTTCGGCTCCCCCACGGCCTTCGCGGTCAACAAGAACGCCAAGCACTCCGACGAAGCCAAGAATTTCATTGAATGGGCCTCGGGTGCGGAGGGCGCCAAGGCTATCGCCAAGATCGGTGTGGTTCCCGCCCTGCAGACGGCCGACGTGACCGCCGAGTACTTCAAGCTGCCCGGCCTGCCCACGGACGAGCTCTCCAAGGCCGCCTTCTCCCCCGACAAGACCGTCCTCGAAATGCCGGTCAGTGACAAGTCCGCGGCAACGGACAAGATCCTCACCCAGGAACACGAGCTGGTCATGGTGGGCGAGCGCTCCATCGACGATGGAATCGCCGAGATGGGTAAGCGCGTCAAGGACGAAGTCCTCAAGTAA
- a CDS encoding NAD(P)H-binding protein gives MILVTGASGHLAAAILSHLSESGVPALGATRHPIDTPWLRVMDFDDSGTISFAGVETLVLVSAGTAEDDVVINRHENAITAAERDGVRHIVYTSLADAGDHLGFALAHRWTERRLRNGTVQWTILRNGLYAELIGQLLAPRDGVIVAPFGDGGVAAVARHDLAEAAAIIAQTPEEHQSRTYNLVGTKAITAQDVADELGAEYRPGTLTDLRKALDSAALLPFQPPMLISIHSAATHGFLASTRSDITDILGREPLDPLAAAAAAVQG, from the coding sequence ATGATTCTCGTTACCGGGGCCTCCGGCCACCTGGCGGCAGCAATCCTCAGCCACCTCTCCGAATCGGGTGTGCCTGCACTCGGAGCAACCCGCCATCCGATCGATACCCCGTGGCTCCGGGTGATGGACTTTGACGACAGCGGAACAATCAGCTTCGCTGGCGTGGAGACGCTGGTGCTGGTCTCGGCCGGAACCGCGGAAGACGACGTCGTCATCAACCGTCATGAGAACGCCATCACAGCCGCTGAACGCGACGGGGTTCGGCACATCGTGTATACGAGTCTCGCCGACGCCGGCGATCACTTGGGGTTCGCCCTCGCCCACCGTTGGACAGAACGCCGCCTCCGGAACGGAACGGTCCAGTGGACGATTCTGAGGAATGGACTGTATGCCGAGTTGATCGGCCAGCTCCTGGCACCGCGCGACGGGGTTATCGTGGCCCCGTTCGGCGACGGCGGCGTTGCCGCCGTCGCACGTCATGACCTCGCGGAGGCGGCGGCAATCATCGCCCAAACCCCGGAAGAACATCAGAGCAGAACCTACAATCTCGTCGGAACCAAAGCCATCACAGCGCAGGACGTCGCCGACGAACTGGGGGCAGAGTACCGGCCGGGCACACTCACCGACCTGCGGAAGGCACTGGACTCCGCAGCACTGCTGCCATTCCAGCCCCCAATGCTGATCTCCATCCACTCTGCCGCAACCCACGGATTCCTCGCTTCGACGCGGTCGGACATCACGGACATCCTCGGACGCGAACCCCTGGACCCCCTAGCCGCCGCCGCAGCCGCCGTCCAAGGTTGA
- a CDS encoding winged helix-turn-helix transcriptional regulator — MALGSHTEVTAVLEPCGDAGHPDCGIRDVLDRIGDRWSVLVIVELASGTRRFNELQRAIDAISQRMLTLTVRRLERDGLVIRTVYPTVPAQVTYELTERGRGLTHLVKQLADWSLEHKAAIGASRKLYDLENPENVIR; from the coding sequence TTGGCGTTAGGAAGCCACACGGAAGTAACCGCCGTACTGGAACCGTGCGGCGACGCCGGACATCCGGACTGCGGGATCCGGGACGTTCTGGACCGCATCGGCGATAGATGGTCGGTGCTGGTCATCGTGGAACTGGCCTCCGGCACCAGGCGCTTCAACGAACTGCAGCGCGCGATCGACGCGATCTCCCAGCGAATGCTGACCCTGACAGTGAGGCGTCTCGAACGCGACGGCCTGGTCATTCGCACGGTCTACCCGACAGTCCCCGCCCAGGTCACCTACGAACTCACCGAAAGGGGAAGGGGCCTCACCCATCTGGTCAAACAGCTCGCAGATTGGTCGCTGGAACACAAGGCCGCCATCGGAGCATCGCGCAAGCTATACGACCTGGAGAACCCCGAAAACGTCATCCGCTAA
- a CDS encoding hydroxyacid dehydrogenase, whose protein sequence is MPRKPTALLLMNRSTMKDQFDATRLERLAGLVELGAPAWTDSLADPEIASLLPDVEVLLTSWGVPRLDSEALDRMPRLRAVFHCAGTVRSFVTDELWQRGILVTTGAEANAIPVAEFTFASIVLAGKKAQVLANASRISREDWSYSTAYGELGNIGRTIGVVGFSRIGRRVVELVQQLQDVTCLVADPYAEPAAVAAAGARLVTLEELIPASDVVTIHAPALPETRHMIGAAQLAAMKDHATLINTARGSLVDTHALESACATGRIHAILDVTEPEPLPAGSVLYDLPNVVITPHIAGSLGTETRRMSDVAISELERYLAGKDLTAEVLAEHLDLIA, encoded by the coding sequence ATGCCGCGCAAGCCCACAGCGCTCCTGCTGATGAACCGCTCCACCATGAAGGACCAGTTCGATGCCACCCGGCTGGAACGGCTCGCTGGCCTCGTGGAACTCGGCGCCCCGGCCTGGACCGATTCCCTGGCTGACCCGGAGATCGCTTCGCTCCTCCCCGACGTGGAAGTCCTGCTGACCAGCTGGGGTGTGCCGCGGCTGGACAGCGAAGCATTGGACCGCATGCCCCGCCTCCGTGCCGTCTTCCACTGCGCCGGCACCGTGCGGTCCTTCGTGACGGATGAACTGTGGCAGCGCGGAATCCTGGTGACCACAGGGGCAGAAGCGAATGCCATTCCCGTGGCCGAGTTCACGTTTGCTTCCATCGTCCTGGCCGGCAAGAAGGCACAGGTCCTGGCGAACGCTTCCCGGATTTCCCGTGAGGACTGGTCCTATTCAACTGCCTACGGCGAACTCGGCAACATCGGCCGCACCATCGGCGTCGTCGGGTTCTCCCGGATCGGGAGGCGCGTGGTGGAGCTCGTCCAGCAACTCCAGGATGTCACCTGCCTGGTTGCGGACCCCTACGCGGAGCCTGCCGCCGTGGCCGCCGCCGGTGCACGGCTGGTGACGCTCGAGGAGTTGATTCCGGCCTCCGACGTCGTCACTATCCACGCCCCCGCCCTGCCTGAAACCCGGCACATGATCGGCGCGGCTCAGCTCGCAGCCATGAAGGACCACGCCACCCTTATTAACACGGCGCGGGGCTCCCTGGTTGACACCCATGCCCTGGAGTCCGCCTGCGCCACAGGCCGCATCCACGCGATTCTCGATGTCACCGAACCGGAACCGCTGCCCGCCGGCTCCGTGCTCTACGACCTGCCCAACGTGGTGATCACTCCGCACATCGCAGGATCCCTGGGCACGGAAACACGCCGCATGTCGGACGTCGCCATCAGCGAACTTGAACGGTACCTGGCAGGCAAGGACCTCACGGCCGAGGTCCTTGCAGAACATCTGGACCTCATCGCGTAA
- a CDS encoding glycoside hydrolase family 13 protein encodes MTSQETHPEPALTQGRDWFKSAVVYQIYPRSFADSDGDGVGDLRGIIGRLDYLSNLGVDVVWLSPVYRSPQDDNGYDISDYRDIDPVFGDLDTLDELLDGLHARGMKLVMDLVVNRTSDEHAWFKESRSSKDNPKRDWYWWRTPRGGIEPGTPGAEPNNWGSAFSGPAWEYDQASGEYYLHLFSKKQPDLNWENPEVRAAVYDMMNWWLDRGVDGFRMDVINFISKDPALPDGPKADGMLYGDGGPHYICGPRIHEFLQEMHQEVFAGRDKDLLTVGEMPGVTVEDAVLFTDPAREEVDMVFQFEHVALDQEGGNKWRPKKLLLTDLKKSLGRWQDALGERGWNSLYWGNHDQARAVSRFGDDGQYREVSAKMLAAVLHLHRGTPYVYQGEELGMTNMTFGAISDYRDIEVLNHHREATTHLGHTDAEVLAALAPLNRDNARTPVQWDATRHGGFTTGSPWIVVNPNTNTINAAAQVEDPESVYNFYRRVIDLRHTDPVVAHGDFTMLLPDDEHVYAFQRSLPDAELLVLGNFSGTARTADVGVPAWGDAVQVLGNYPPDAGLRLRPWEVKVFRRAV; translated from the coding sequence ATGACCAGCCAGGAAACCCACCCCGAACCGGCCCTCACTCAGGGGCGGGACTGGTTCAAAAGTGCCGTGGTCTACCAGATCTATCCGCGCAGCTTCGCCGATTCCGACGGCGACGGCGTGGGTGACCTCCGCGGGATCATCGGGCGGCTGGACTACCTGAGCAACCTGGGCGTCGACGTCGTCTGGCTGTCGCCGGTCTACCGCTCGCCTCAGGACGACAACGGGTACGACATCAGCGACTACCGGGACATCGATCCGGTCTTCGGAGACCTGGACACCCTGGACGAGCTGCTAGACGGCCTCCACGCCCGCGGCATGAAGCTGGTGATGGACCTGGTGGTGAACCGCACCTCGGATGAGCATGCGTGGTTCAAGGAATCCCGCTCCTCCAAGGACAACCCGAAACGCGACTGGTACTGGTGGCGCACACCGCGCGGGGGGATTGAGCCAGGCACGCCCGGTGCCGAACCCAACAACTGGGGCTCCGCCTTCTCCGGCCCCGCATGGGAATACGACCAGGCCAGCGGCGAGTACTACCTGCACCTGTTCTCGAAGAAGCAGCCCGACCTGAATTGGGAAAACCCCGAGGTCAGGGCCGCCGTCTACGACATGATGAACTGGTGGCTGGACCGCGGCGTGGACGGGTTCCGGATGGACGTCATCAACTTCATCTCCAAGGACCCGGCCCTGCCGGACGGGCCTAAGGCTGACGGCATGCTCTACGGCGACGGCGGCCCGCACTACATCTGCGGGCCTCGAATCCACGAGTTCCTCCAGGAGATGCACCAGGAGGTCTTCGCCGGCAGGGACAAGGACCTGCTCACGGTGGGGGAAATGCCCGGCGTTACGGTGGAGGACGCCGTACTTTTCACCGATCCTGCGCGCGAGGAGGTGGACATGGTGTTCCAGTTCGAGCACGTGGCCCTCGACCAGGAGGGCGGCAACAAATGGCGGCCCAAAAAGCTCCTGCTGACCGACCTGAAGAAGTCGCTGGGCCGCTGGCAGGACGCCTTGGGCGAGCGGGGATGGAACAGCCTCTACTGGGGAAACCACGACCAAGCCAGGGCCGTCTCGCGCTTCGGCGACGATGGGCAGTACCGCGAAGTGTCCGCCAAGATGCTCGCCGCCGTCCTCCACCTGCACCGGGGCACCCCCTACGTTTACCAGGGTGAAGAGCTGGGCATGACCAATATGACCTTCGGTGCCATCAGCGACTACCGCGACATCGAGGTCCTCAACCATCACCGGGAGGCGACCACACACCTGGGCCATACGGATGCCGAGGTCCTGGCCGCCCTGGCGCCGCTGAACCGGGACAACGCCCGCACGCCGGTCCAGTGGGACGCCACCCGGCACGGCGGTTTCACGACGGGTTCCCCCTGGATCGTCGTCAATCCGAACACCAACACCATCAATGCCGCGGCCCAGGTGGAGGACCCGGAATCCGTGTACAACTTCTACCGCCGCGTCATCGACCTCCGCCACACCGATCCGGTGGTGGCCCACGGGGATTTCACCATGCTGCTTCCCGACGACGAGCACGTCTACGCCTTCCAGCGCTCGCTGCCGGACGCCGAACTGCTGGTGCTCGGCAACTTTTCCGGGACAGCCCGGACGGCCGACGTCGGGGTCCCCGCCTGGGGGGATGCGGTCCAGGTTCTGGGAAACTACCCGCCCGACGCCGGCTTGCGGCTCAGGCCCTGGGAAGTGAAGGTGTTCCGCCGGGCTGTCTGA
- a CDS encoding DUF2264 domain-containing protein, whose translation MTVPSLNLPAENREFSPYTGLTRDHWCGYADFLLRSAHRHATADHANIHLPGANSAYGPRSDSLEAFARTFLMASFRMAGDPGGTGWLAEWYAQGLDAGTDPRSPDRWPTPGELGQAKVEAASLAVGLALTRDQLWDKLPERVQGQLIAWFETVIGEEYPPINWVWFQIVVETFLASVGGRSSAEDIEAGLAVHDSLYRGHGWFADGPERAYDHYVGWAFHVYPQLWAMMAPGDPRVKARGTLDGDRLADYLDDAVHLVGANGSPLIQGRSLIYRFAAAAPFWVGELSGYSRLSPGTSRRAASGMLDYFARNGAINEHGLLSIGWHGEFNGMKQSYSGAGSPYWASKGLLGLALPAGHRVWTAVEEPLPVERGDTSRLIAAPGWMVNGTRADGIVRVTNHGTDHARQGDRLADSALYARLGYSTHTFPDLSSESLDNAVVLVDDAGCLTHRTGFESHGLTASGDTLEGSSGGRVNWIAIPETIGPDHGGGVAGPVTPGPEVTVTSVTRGPVEVRIVRLRGMADCPPARLRIGGWPLDPASELTSVVVPLDGAGEALDDAGSFVREEPQPMGNGLIVPWVGTSGPAVDGVYVAVVGFGGAGVRAAVEAVRVATDASGASFVEAGK comes from the coding sequence ATGACAGTCCCATCCCTGAATCTGCCTGCTGAAAACCGGGAGTTCTCACCGTACACCGGCCTCACCCGGGACCACTGGTGCGGCTACGCCGACTTCCTGCTGCGCTCCGCCCACCGCCACGCCACGGCGGACCACGCCAACATCCACCTCCCCGGAGCCAACAGCGCCTACGGTCCGCGCAGCGATTCCCTGGAAGCCTTCGCGCGCACCTTCCTCATGGCATCTTTCCGGATGGCGGGGGACCCTGGCGGCACCGGCTGGCTTGCGGAGTGGTACGCACAGGGGCTGGACGCCGGAACGGATCCGCGCTCGCCGGACCGCTGGCCCACTCCCGGGGAACTGGGCCAGGCCAAGGTGGAGGCGGCGTCGCTGGCCGTCGGCCTGGCCCTGACGCGTGACCAGCTGTGGGACAAGCTGCCGGAGCGGGTCCAGGGCCAGCTCATCGCATGGTTTGAGACGGTGATCGGGGAAGAATATCCGCCGATCAACTGGGTGTGGTTCCAGATAGTCGTCGAGACCTTCCTGGCCAGTGTGGGCGGCAGGTCCTCGGCGGAGGATATCGAGGCCGGGCTGGCGGTCCACGATTCCCTCTACCGCGGCCACGGCTGGTTCGCCGACGGTCCGGAACGCGCCTACGACCACTACGTGGGCTGGGCCTTCCACGTCTATCCGCAGCTGTGGGCCATGATGGCGCCCGGGGATCCCCGGGTAAAGGCCCGCGGCACGCTTGACGGGGACCGGCTGGCCGACTACCTCGATGACGCCGTACACCTGGTGGGTGCCAACGGCTCGCCCCTTATCCAGGGACGCAGCCTGATCTACCGCTTCGCCGCCGCTGCGCCGTTCTGGGTGGGGGAGCTCTCCGGGTATTCGAGGCTTTCGCCGGGTACCAGCCGGCGGGCGGCGTCCGGGATGCTGGACTACTTTGCCCGCAACGGCGCCATCAATGAGCATGGCCTGCTCTCCATCGGCTGGCACGGCGAGTTCAACGGGATGAAGCAGTCCTACTCGGGCGCAGGCTCGCCCTACTGGGCCTCCAAGGGATTGCTGGGCCTGGCGCTGCCGGCCGGTCACCGTGTGTGGACCGCGGTGGAGGAGCCTCTGCCGGTGGAGCGGGGCGACACGAGCAGGCTCATCGCGGCCCCGGGCTGGATGGTTAACGGCACGCGGGCGGACGGCATCGTGCGGGTCACCAACCACGGCACGGATCATGCCCGGCAGGGGGACCGGCTGGCGGACTCTGCCCTTTATGCCCGGCTGGGCTATTCCACCCACACCTTCCCCGACCTTTCGTCCGAGTCGCTGGACAACGCCGTCGTTCTGGTGGATGACGCCGGCTGCCTCACCCACCGGACCGGCTTTGAATCGCACGGCCTCACGGCATCCGGGGACACGCTGGAGGGGTCCTCCGGTGGCCGCGTGAACTGGATCGCCATCCCTGAGACCATCGGGCCGGACCACGGAGGCGGCGTTGCCGGGCCCGTAACTCCGGGGCCGGAAGTGACGGTCACGTCCGTCACCCGAGGACCCGTGGAGGTGCGGATTGTCCGACTCCGAGGGATGGCTGACTGCCCGCCCGCGCGCCTGCGGATCGGGGGCTGGCCGCTGGATCCGGCGTCGGAGCTGACCAGCGTGGTGGTGCCGCTCGACGGGGCGGGAGAGGCTCTCGACGACGCCGGTAGTTTCGTCAGGGAGGAGCCGCAGCCTATGGGGAACGGACTGATTGTGCCCTGGGTGGGGACGTCCGGCCCCGCCGTGGACGGCGTTTATGTGGCGGTTGTTGGATTCGGCGGCGCCGGCGTCCGGGCGGCGGTTGAGGCTGTGCGCGTGGCAACGGACGCGAGCGGTGCCTCGTTCGTTGAAGCAGGGAAGTGA